The following coding sequences lie in one Candidatus Hydrogenedentota bacterium genomic window:
- a CDS encoding Rne/Rng family ribonuclease produces MEKSLVINVNPLETRIAVLEDGRLAELMIEREENPSVVGNIYRGRVDSVLPGIQAAFIDIGTDKNGFLYVSDIAGAEGTGDIELVDGMPRAKTRAKRARQQPIETMLKRDQHIMVQVVKDRLGTKGPRLTNFITLPGRFLVLMPTVKTLGISRKIESEKDRERIKRILKELRPPGLGLITRTAGAGQSREEFKKDVDYLNTNWERVRTKFETGRGPALLREDLGPILRIVRDQFTEEFDRLVVDDENEYDRICSFLDHFAPHLRGRAKLHKSRQPLFEKMGIEEEIAKALRRKVFLKSGGHICIDQTEALIAIDVNTGKFTGKKGLEETVFQTNIEAADEVARQVRLRDMGGIIVIDFIDMEITANRRTLMKKFTDALKKDRARFTVSEVSELGMIEMTRKRVKHNLIKALSQPCPYCEGSGMVRSVTTMTFDTLRRLQSLFYRTKEQQLILQVHNDVARRLQTENKPLLDLLLEKFDRTLTVEAVDSFHIHDVRLLRARNRREIALEDFAKGIMDPD; encoded by the coding sequence ATGGAAAAAAGTCTTGTAATCAACGTGAACCCCCTCGAAACCCGCATCGCGGTGCTGGAGGACGGGCGCCTGGCGGAGCTGATGATCGAGCGGGAGGAGAATCCCAGCGTTGTCGGCAACATCTACCGGGGCCGGGTGGACTCGGTGCTTCCGGGAATCCAGGCCGCCTTCATAGACATCGGGACGGACAAGAACGGGTTTCTTTACGTGTCCGACATCGCCGGGGCCGAGGGCACGGGCGACATCGAGCTGGTGGACGGCATGCCCCGCGCGAAGACGCGCGCCAAGCGCGCGCGCCAGCAGCCCATCGAGACGATGCTCAAGCGGGACCAGCACATCATGGTGCAGGTGGTCAAGGACCGCCTCGGGACCAAGGGGCCGCGCCTCACAAACTTCATCACCCTGCCCGGCCGTTTCCTGGTGCTCATGCCCACGGTGAAGACCCTGGGCATCTCCCGGAAAATCGAGTCGGAAAAGGACCGGGAGCGGATCAAGAGAATCCTGAAGGAGCTGCGCCCCCCCGGGCTGGGGCTGATCACGCGGACCGCGGGCGCGGGGCAGAGCCGCGAGGAGTTCAAGAAGGACGTGGACTACCTGAACACCAACTGGGAGCGGGTCCGGACCAAGTTCGAGACGGGCCGGGGCCCCGCCCTCCTGCGCGAGGACCTCGGGCCCATCCTGCGCATCGTGCGCGACCAGTTCACCGAGGAGTTCGACCGGCTCGTGGTGGACGACGAGAACGAGTATGACCGGATTTGCAGTTTCCTCGACCACTTCGCGCCGCACCTGCGGGGCCGCGCCAAGCTCCACAAGAGCCGCCAGCCCCTCTTTGAGAAGATGGGCATCGAGGAGGAGATCGCCAAGGCGCTCCGGCGCAAGGTCTTCCTCAAGAGCGGCGGCCACATCTGCATAGACCAGACCGAGGCGCTCATCGCCATAGACGTGAACACGGGCAAGTTCACCGGCAAGAAGGGCCTCGAGGAGACCGTGTTCCAGACCAACATCGAGGCCGCCGACGAGGTTGCCCGGCAGGTGCGCCTGCGCGACATGGGCGGCATCATCGTCATTGACTTCATAGACATGGAGATCACGGCGAACCGGCGCACCCTCATGAAGAAATTCACGGACGCCCTGAAAAAGGACCGCGCCCGGTTCACCGTGTCCGAGGTCAGCGAGCTGGGCATGATCGAGATGACCCGCAAGCGGGTGAAGCACAACCTCATCAAGGCCCTCTCGCAGCCCTGCCCCTACTGCGAGGGGAGCGGCATGGTCCGCAGCGTCACCACCATGACCTTTGACACGCTCCGGCGCCTCCAGAGCCTGTTTTACCGGACCAAGGAGCAGCAGTTGATCCTGCAGGTTCACAACGACGTGGCGCGGCGGCTCCAGACGGAGAACAAGCCCCTGCTCGACCTCCTCCTTGAAAAGTTCGACCGCACCCTGACGGTCGAGGCCGTGGACTCGTTCCACATCCACGACGTGCGCCTGCTGCGCGCGCGCAACCGCCGTGAAATCGCCCTGGAGGACTTCGCCAAGGGCATCATGGACCCGGACTGA